The following proteins are co-located in the Dyadobacter chenwenxiniae genome:
- a CDS encoding helix-turn-helix domain-containing protein, with protein MKLIKTKDDYQAALKRMEILFDSPIGTPESDEADVLALLIDAYEQQYYPIEAPDPIEAIKIRMEEMQLKQVDLIDAIGGKSRVSEILNKKRKLSVDMIRNLASRLHLSANSLIGDYQLTR; from the coding sequence ATGAAACTCATTAAAACAAAGGACGATTATCAGGCAGCGCTCAAACGCATGGAAATCCTTTTCGATTCGCCCATAGGAACGCCGGAAAGTGATGAAGCGGATGTTCTTGCACTACTGATCGATGCCTATGAGCAGCAATATTATCCGATTGAAGCACCTGACCCAATCGAAGCAATCAAAATACGGATGGAGGAAATGCAGTTGAAGCAGGTTGATTTGATTGATGCAATCGGTGGCAAAAGCAGAGTTTCCGAAATTTTAAACAAAAAGAGAAAATTAAGTGTGGACATGATCCGTAATCTTGCCTCACGTCTGCATTTATCCGCCAACAGCCTCATTGGTGACTACCAGCTCACCCGATAA
- a CDS encoding type II toxin-antitoxin system HigB family toxin → MERIFAKSTLREYWESHPETEQYLKTWYDTACNAGWKTPADIKQTYASASFLKEGRVVFNVKGDAYRLVVKFNFEKQWAFVRFIGTHQEYDLIDANLI, encoded by the coding sequence ATGGAACGCATCTTTGCTAAAAGCACACTACGAGAATACTGGGAATCGCATCCGGAAACCGAACAATATTTAAAAACCTGGTACGACACAGCTTGCAATGCTGGTTGGAAAACACCTGCGGACATTAAGCAAACTTATGCTTCCGCTAGCTTTCTTAAAGAAGGCAGGGTTGTTTTTAATGTGAAAGGCGATGCATACAGACTTGTTGTAAAGTTCAATTTTGAGAAACAATGGGCATTTGTCCGATTTATCGGAACGCATCAGGAATATGATTTAATTGACGCTAATTTGATCTGA
- a CDS encoding globin domain-containing protein, with the protein MSEASLYERIGGDAALRQLTDKFYDLVFNHALISRLFKSDKEEIKEKQRLFLTQFLGGPQLYSDIHGHPMMRARHMPHVITEDDAIAWLQCMSEAVGELPISKELKDELFDRFPRTAFFMVNR; encoded by the coding sequence ATGAGTGAAGCTTCCCTATACGAGCGCATTGGCGGCGACGCCGCGCTACGACAACTGACTGATAAATTTTACGATTTGGTTTTCAATCACGCGTTGATTTCCAGGCTTTTCAAAAGCGATAAAGAGGAAATAAAGGAAAAGCAGCGTCTCTTCCTGACCCAATTCTTAGGCGGTCCACAGCTCTACTCCGACATCCACGGCCACCCCATGATGCGCGCCCGCCACATGCCCCACGTCATCACCGAAGACGACGCCATCGCCTGGCTCCAATGCATGTCCGAAGCAGTGGGGGAGCTCCCAATCAGCAAGGAGTTAAAGGATGAGTTGTTTGATCGGTTTCCGAGGACGGCATTTTTCATGGTGAACCGCTAA
- a CDS encoding AMP nucleosidase, with amino-acid sequence MTTKEQIVENWLPRYTGTAVEDFGNYILLTNFGNYVTMFAEKFNVEVKGQGRAMQTATAKDITIINFGMGSPMAATVMDLLSAINPKAVLFLGKCGGLKKTQVGDLILPIAAIRGEGTSDDYMPSEIPALPSFRLQSTVSASIAKHKMDYWTGTVYTTNRRIWEHDDSFKEYLRDIRAMAIDMETATIFIVGFANSIPHGALLLVSDNPLVPEGVKTEESDKKVTTNYVKMHLEIGIESLTELARSGASVKHLRFEN; translated from the coding sequence ATGACTACAAAGGAACAAATCGTCGAAAACTGGCTGCCTCGCTATACGGGCACGGCCGTTGAAGATTTCGGAAACTATATATTGCTGACCAACTTCGGGAACTACGTGACCATGTTTGCGGAGAAGTTTAATGTGGAGGTAAAAGGGCAGGGCAGGGCCATGCAAACTGCTACTGCCAAGGACATTACCATTATTAATTTCGGGATGGGAAGCCCGATGGCCGCCACGGTGATGGATCTCTTATCGGCCATCAATCCCAAAGCAGTTTTGTTCTTAGGGAAATGCGGCGGACTGAAAAAGACGCAGGTTGGGGATCTTATTTTGCCCATCGCAGCCATTCGCGGGGAAGGGACCAGTGACGATTATATGCCTTCGGAAATCCCGGCATTGCCTTCATTCCGACTTCAAAGCACAGTTTCGGCCAGCATTGCCAAGCATAAAATGGATTACTGGACCGGGACGGTTTATACCACCAACCGCAGAATTTGGGAACACGACGATAGTTTTAAAGAATATCTGCGGGACATTCGGGCCATGGCCATTGACATGGAAACGGCGACAATTTTTATTGTTGGATTTGCCAATTCCATTCCGCACGGCGCATTGCTTTTGGTGTCGGACAATCCATTGGTCCCGGAAGGTGTTAAAACAGAAGAAAGTGATAAAAAAGTGACCACAAATTACGTCAAAATGCACCTCGAAATCGGCATTGAGTCACTAACCGAGCTCGCCAGATCTGGTGCGTCGGTGAAACATTTGCGGTTTGAAAACTAA
- a CDS encoding type I restriction enzyme HsdR N-terminal domain-containing protein — protein sequence MESLNLPTFAYKVKHVNGKPHIFDIIRRKFVSLTPEEWVRQHFIHLLITEYGYPKSLFAVETGLQYNTLAKRTDIMILSGESLPFLLVECKAPFISVNEATFAQISRYNFTLQPQYLAVTNGMSHYCFKAVNGQIHFMDDFPQYRAFNN from the coding sequence ATGGAATCTCTGAACCTCCCGACGTTTGCTTACAAAGTTAAGCACGTTAATGGGAAACCGCATATCTTCGACATTATACGCAGGAAATTCGTTTCACTCACGCCAGAGGAATGGGTAAGGCAGCATTTTATACATTTGCTGATCACGGAATACGGTTATCCCAAATCACTTTTCGCCGTAGAAACCGGCCTGCAATACAATACATTAGCGAAAAGAACAGACATTATGATCCTGTCCGGCGAATCGTTGCCGTTTCTTTTGGTTGAATGTAAAGCACCTTTTATTTCTGTTAACGAGGCCACTTTTGCCCAGATCAGCCGCTATAACTTCACATTGCAACCTCAATATCTGGCTGTTACCAATGGCATGAGCCATTATTGTTTCAAGGCAGTCAACGGACAGATCCATTTTATGGACGATTTCCCTCAATACAGAGCGTTTAATAATTAA
- a CDS encoding YceI family protein, with translation MKSVKFFLASVAVALFVSGAVSADDKVKKATNLKVNTSKSELTWLGKKVTGEHTGKIALKEGTITMDGAKLTGGKFVADLNSITCTDLTDKEYNAKLIGHLKSDDFFAVEKHPTATFVVTKATPKSTGVYEVTGDLTIKGITKPVTFPVTVKTTATGAEATGKIVVDRSKYDIKYNSKSFFENLGDKMINDDFSIDVKLVASK, from the coding sequence ATGAAATCCGTTAAATTTTTCCTTGCTTCTGTCGCAGTTGCTCTTTTCGTTTCAGGCGCTGTATCAGCAGACGACAAAGTTAAAAAAGCGACAAATTTGAAAGTAAACACCTCTAAAAGCGAGCTTACCTGGTTGGGCAAAAAAGTAACTGGCGAGCATACAGGCAAAATCGCCCTGAAAGAAGGAACGATCACAATGGACGGCGCGAAATTGACTGGCGGTAAGTTCGTTGCAGATCTTAACAGCATCACTTGTACCGACCTTACGGACAAAGAATACAATGCTAAACTGATCGGCCATTTGAAATCTGATGATTTCTTCGCTGTTGAAAAACACCCTACTGCAACATTTGTAGTGACAAAAGCAACACCAAAATCAACGGGCGTTTACGAAGTTACGGGTGACCTTACTATCAAAGGCATCACAAAACCTGTAACATTCCCTGTGACTGTAAAAACAACAGCAACTGGCGCGGAAGCAACTGGTAAAATCGTTGTGGACCGTTCTAAATACGACATTAAATACAACTCCAAGTCATTCTTTGAAAACCTTGGTGACAAAATGATCAACGATGATTTCAGCATCGACGTGAAGTTAGTTGCTTCAAAATAA
- a CDS encoding MarR family winged helix-turn-helix transcriptional regulator, with product MSIETDIKQNKFRSAYQRLALNLIYTSNWLEYKQLEFFKEYDITSQQYNVLRILRGQQLNPIKVSDITERMLDKNSNTSRLVDKLLAKNLAKRSSCPNDRRAVDVVITEEGLKLLDDLDPHVEEWEDRFNVISAEEADQINALLDKLREAEH from the coding sequence ATGTCTATTGAAACTGATATAAAACAAAATAAATTTCGAAGCGCTTATCAGCGACTCGCATTGAACCTGATTTATACGAGCAATTGGCTGGAATATAAGCAACTCGAATTTTTTAAAGAATACGATATCACAAGCCAGCAATACAATGTGCTGAGAATCTTGCGCGGTCAGCAACTGAACCCGATCAAGGTAAGTGATATTACGGAAAGAATGCTGGATAAAAATTCTAACACTTCCCGGCTTGTCGATAAGTTGCTGGCTAAGAATCTGGCTAAACGGTCTTCTTGCCCGAATGACAGGCGGGCTGTGGATGTAGTGATTACGGAAGAGGGGCTGAAATTGCTTGACGACCTTGATCCGCATGTGGAAGAGTGGGAGGATCGCTTCAATGTGATCTCAGCGGAAGAAGCTGATCAGATCAATGCACTGCTGGACAAACTGCGGGAAGCTGAGCATTAA
- a CDS encoding Maf family nucleotide pyrophosphatase, with product MIALQKPLILASNSPRRKQLLTDAGFDFTVEVLPTDESFPASLPAEQVADFISKEKAEMFRGIRPDAIVLTADTIVVANHEILGKPADRDEAFRMLQMLSGQTHTVITSVSLLSADNIETVSDVAEVTFSALEEWEITRYIEHYKPFDKAGSYGIQEWIGMVAVEKIEGSFYTIMGLPVHIVYKLLKPYFIS from the coding sequence ATGATTGCTTTACAAAAGCCACTTATACTCGCTTCCAATTCGCCCCGCAGAAAACAGCTGCTTACAGATGCCGGATTCGATTTTACCGTTGAAGTGCTCCCAACCGATGAAAGTTTTCCCGCAAGTTTGCCGGCTGAGCAAGTCGCCGATTTCATTTCGAAAGAAAAAGCGGAAATGTTCAGGGGCATTCGGCCTGATGCGATCGTCCTCACCGCAGACACCATTGTTGTTGCCAATCACGAAATTTTGGGGAAACCTGCGGACCGTGATGAGGCATTTAGAATGCTGCAAATGTTGTCTGGTCAAACGCATACGGTCATAACCTCGGTAAGTTTGCTGTCCGCAGACAACATTGAAACGGTTTCTGACGTGGCAGAAGTCACGTTTAGTGCGTTGGAAGAGTGGGAGATAACCCGTTACATTGAGCATTACAAACCTTTCGACAAAGCGGGTTCCTATGGCATCCAGGAATGGATTGGCATGGTTGCTGTTGAGAAAATTGAAGGATCATTTTACACGATAATGGGCTTACCGGTGCATATTGTTTATAAATTGCTGAAACCTTATTTCATCAGCTAA
- a CDS encoding alpha-amylase family glycosyl hydrolase, translated as MIADKSRFIPRVCYEIFVRSFCDSNGDGIGDLNGIISKLDYLADLGIEAIWLTPIHPSPSYHKYDVTDYYGIEPEFGTMDDFKELLTEAHKRGIEIYLDLIINHTSTLHPWFSEARKNHANAYREFYWWMTPPQIEALGISTRETSDDSQVVYPWHQNLEDPEKYYGLFFKGMPDLNYHSEALRSELEKILRFWLVEVGVDGFRLDAARHVYPEWEKHLSVEFWQYFSKQVQEIKPDAFTVGEVWAETEEVAPYFRYLDATFHFDLSFALQRMLIGERDEDIVEKLQASYAVFEKYNPLFVDAIMLTNHDQDRIASVTGNHKAKIKLAASILLTLPGQPYIYYGEEIGMLGTKPDPYIREPFIWSGDAENSCTASWIDAQFSKAETITPLSVQTEDPDSVFNHYKTLVNLRKSEPALSQIFAPNLHRVCLQDDQMLSYFRPHVDKSLVIIHNLSSYDKPILMPEDKSGFKHILFSTDPQHSGTLQTMQLAPHSSLILASHS; from the coding sequence ATGATTGCAGATAAATCAAGATTTATTCCGAGGGTTTGCTACGAAATTTTTGTCCGTTCATTTTGTGATTCAAACGGTGATGGGATTGGTGACTTGAATGGCATCATTTCAAAATTGGATTATCTTGCCGATCTCGGCATAGAAGCGATCTGGCTTACGCCGATCCACCCGTCGCCCAGTTATCACAAATACGATGTGACCGACTATTACGGCATTGAACCGGAGTTCGGTACAATGGACGACTTCAAAGAACTACTCACAGAAGCACACAAAAGAGGCATCGAAATTTATCTCGACCTGATCATTAACCACACCAGCACGTTGCACCCGTGGTTTTCGGAAGCCCGGAAAAACCATGCGAATGCTTACCGCGAATTTTACTGGTGGATGACGCCGCCGCAAATTGAAGCATTAGGCATTTCTACCAGGGAGACTTCGGACGATTCGCAAGTGGTTTATCCCTGGCACCAGAACCTGGAAGATCCTGAAAAATACTATGGCCTGTTTTTTAAAGGCATGCCTGATCTTAATTATCATTCCGAAGCACTGCGTTCGGAACTGGAGAAAATCCTGCGGTTCTGGCTGGTGGAAGTGGGTGTAGACGGTTTTCGCCTCGACGCCGCCCGGCACGTTTACCCGGAGTGGGAAAAGCATTTGAGCGTTGAATTCTGGCAATATTTCTCAAAACAGGTGCAGGAGATTAAGCCAGATGCCTTTACAGTGGGTGAAGTCTGGGCAGAAACGGAGGAGGTTGCACCTTATTTCCGGTATCTGGACGCGACCTTCCATTTTGATCTCAGCTTCGCATTGCAACGCATGCTGATCGGAGAAAGGGATGAAGACATTGTTGAGAAGTTACAGGCCAGTTATGCCGTTTTCGAAAAATACAATCCGCTTTTCGTAGATGCGATCATGCTTACGAACCACGACCAGGACCGCATAGCAAGCGTTACAGGAAATCATAAAGCGAAGATCAAACTGGCCGCCAGCATTCTGCTAACATTGCCGGGCCAGCCGTACATTTATTATGGTGAAGAAATTGGCATGCTCGGCACCAAGCCCGACCCTTACATCAGGGAGCCGTTTATCTGGTCCGGTGATGCGGAAAACAGCTGCACTGCGAGCTGGATCGACGCGCAATTTTCAAAAGCAGAAACCATCACACCATTATCCGTACAAACCGAAGATCCTGATTCGGTTTTTAATCATTATAAAACATTAGTCAATCTGCGAAAATCAGAACCGGCGCTAAGCCAAATTTTTGCACCAAACCTGCACCGCGTCTGCTTGCAAGATGATCAGATGCTCTCCTATTTTCGACCGCATGTGGATAAATCGCTGGTTATCATCCATAATTTAAGCAGTTACGACAAACCGATTCTGATGCCGGAAGACAAATCGGGTTTCAAGCATATCCTTTTCAGCACAGACCCGCAGCATTCGGGCACATTACAAACCATGCAGCTCGCGCCCCATTCGAGCCTTATTCTCGCTTCTCATTCCTGA
- a CDS encoding SMP-30/gluconolactonase/LRE family protein yields the protein MKRCASVLPFLFLLSSIGFAQKSYPTMGKIIYEDPAFRKLLSEDAKIEVLASGFDWSEGPVWVKDSSFLLFSDVPKNKIYKWDEKSGLSVFLEPSGYTGRGAYSDEPGSNGLIIDSKGRLISCEHGDRRISAVSLKVGGKITLADHFEGKRFNSPNDVTEHSNGSYYFTDPPYGLAKKQDDPSRETKQFGVYRIAKDGKVSLQIPDLTRPNGLAFSPDGKILYIAQSDPEKAIIMAYNVDESGNVVGKGRLVYDATAMGKAGKPGLPDGLKIDKDGNLWSSGPGGMLIITPAGKLLGRIEMGELTSNCAWGNDGSTLYMTVDGYVCRVKTNTKGAGW from the coding sequence ATGAAGCGTTGCGCGTCCGTTCTGCCTTTCCTCTTTCTGCTTTCCTCCATTGGTTTTGCCCAGAAATCTTATCCCACCATGGGAAAGATTATTTATGAAGATCCTGCATTTCGGAAGCTGCTGTCAGAAGATGCAAAAATTGAAGTGCTGGCTTCCGGTTTTGACTGGTCAGAAGGACCGGTCTGGGTGAAAGACAGTAGTTTTCTGTTGTTTTCTGACGTTCCAAAAAACAAAATTTACAAGTGGGACGAAAAAAGCGGACTGTCCGTTTTCCTCGAACCATCCGGTTATACGGGCCGCGGTGCGTATAGCGACGAACCGGGCAGCAATGGGCTGATCATCGACAGCAAAGGACGGCTTATCTCGTGCGAGCACGGCGACCGGCGCATTTCGGCCGTATCATTAAAAGTAGGTGGAAAAATAACGCTGGCGGATCATTTTGAAGGTAAAAGGTTCAATAGTCCCAATGATGTGACCGAACATTCGAACGGCAGCTATTATTTCACGGATCCACCTTATGGCCTGGCTAAAAAACAAGATGATCCTAGTAGAGAAACCAAACAGTTTGGCGTTTACCGCATTGCCAAAGATGGAAAAGTGAGCTTGCAAATCCCGGATCTTACCAGGCCCAACGGACTTGCATTTTCTCCTGACGGAAAAATTCTCTACATCGCCCAATCTGATCCTGAAAAAGCCATCATTATGGCTTATAATGTGGATGAAAGCGGCAATGTCGTTGGAAAAGGGAGGCTTGTCTACGACGCAACAGCGATGGGAAAAGCCGGAAAACCAGGCTTACCCGACGGCTTGAAAATAGATAAGGACGGCAATCTCTGGTCATCCGGACCCGGCGGAATGCTCATCATCACGCCAGCCGGGAAGTTGTTAGGCAGAATTGAAATGGGTGAACTGACCTCCAATTGTGCCTGGGGAAATGACGGATCTACATTATATATGACCGTGGACGGCTATGTATGCAGGGTAAAAACAAACACAAAAGGCGCCGGTTGGTAA
- a CDS encoding GtrA family protein, with the protein MAPVKQDKILNTKDLIAYFLVAGTGAVIQLISSSLIQDWFDVTWSESITLSYLVGFVVGFILTKLFAFDARRSNQTRREMVKFLIVALISLGVTKIFTLGSFKLATEVLGMDIYIVKLPFGKKQVNLTEMGSYVTGMGFSFVSNYILHKTFTFKSTGFYNRLKVLIR; encoded by the coding sequence GTGGCCCCAGTAAAGCAGGATAAAATTCTCAATACCAAAGATTTAATAGCGTATTTTCTTGTTGCGGGCACCGGGGCAGTAATACAACTCATATCAAGCAGTTTAATCCAGGATTGGTTCGATGTCACCTGGAGCGAGTCCATCACCCTCTCTTATTTGGTAGGATTTGTTGTAGGTTTTATCCTCACCAAATTATTTGCATTTGACGCACGCCGCAGCAACCAGACGCGCCGCGAAATGGTGAAGTTCCTAATTGTTGCATTGATCTCACTCGGCGTAACCAAAATTTTCACGTTGGGATCATTCAAGCTCGCGACCGAAGTGCTGGGCATGGACATTTATATTGTAAAGCTTCCTTTCGGTAAAAAGCAGGTTAATCTTACAGAAATGGGCTCTTATGTTACTGGAATGGGTTTCAGTTTTGTGAGTAATTATATTCTGCACAAAACATTCACATTCAAAAGCACCGGATTTTACAATCGCCTGAAAGTCCTTATCCGCTAA
- a CDS encoding acetyl-CoA C-acyltransferase has product MKEEVFILSAARTPIGSFGGSLSTVHAARLGATAIQGALERAGVASEQVEEVIMGNVISANLGQAPARQAALYAGLPNNVICTTVNKVCASGMKAVVFGTQSIQLGDADLIVAGGMESMSQVPYYLPKARNGYGYGNGEIIDGLLKDGLVDVYDQIGMGLCGDRTAEKYGISREEQDAFAIRSYTKSAESTANGSFQKEIIAVEVPSPKGGDVTTVAEDEEFKKVKFEKIPVLKPAFSKEGTVTAANASTINDGASALVIAGNNFVKNNNIKPVARIVAYADAEQEPAWFTTTPVLATQKVLKKAGMSLSQIDYFEVNEAFAVVALAYIKMLEIDMEKVNIFGGAVSLGHPLGSSGSRIITTLLSVLEHNNGRYGLAAICNGGGGASAVIIERL; this is encoded by the coding sequence ATGAAAGAAGAAGTTTTTATTTTGTCCGCAGCCCGGACGCCGATTGGAAGTTTTGGAGGAAGTTTGTCGACTGTGCATGCAGCAAGACTAGGTGCAACGGCCATTCAGGGCGCTCTGGAAAGGGCAGGCGTTGCTTCTGAGCAGGTTGAGGAAGTGATCATGGGCAATGTGATTTCTGCCAATCTCGGACAAGCTCCGGCGCGGCAAGCGGCATTGTATGCGGGCTTGCCAAACAATGTAATTTGTACAACAGTCAATAAAGTTTGCGCTTCCGGGATGAAGGCTGTGGTTTTCGGTACGCAATCGATCCAGCTTGGCGATGCGGATCTGATCGTGGCGGGCGGAATGGAAAGCATGTCGCAGGTTCCTTACTATTTACCCAAGGCAAGAAATGGTTACGGATATGGCAATGGTGAAATTATCGACGGTTTGCTGAAAGATGGTTTGGTAGACGTTTACGACCAGATCGGAATGGGCTTGTGCGGCGACCGGACGGCTGAAAAATATGGTATCTCGAGAGAGGAGCAGGATGCATTTGCCATCCGCTCCTATACAAAAAGTGCGGAATCAACCGCTAATGGATCTTTTCAGAAAGAAATAATAGCGGTGGAAGTGCCTTCACCAAAAGGGGGCGATGTGACAACTGTAGCGGAGGATGAGGAATTTAAAAAAGTGAAATTTGAAAAAATTCCTGTTCTAAAACCGGCCTTTTCCAAAGAAGGAACCGTTACTGCTGCTAATGCTTCCACGATCAATGATGGCGCCTCTGCGCTGGTTATTGCCGGAAATAATTTTGTAAAAAACAACAATATTAAGCCGGTTGCACGAATCGTTGCCTATGCCGACGCGGAGCAGGAGCCAGCGTGGTTTACAACTACACCCGTTTTAGCTACACAAAAGGTTTTGAAGAAAGCTGGAATGTCCCTTTCGCAAATTGACTATTTTGAAGTTAATGAAGCATTCGCGGTTGTGGCGTTGGCTTACATTAAAATGCTGGAAATTGATATGGAGAAAGTAAATATCTTCGGCGGAGCCGTCTCGCTTGGCCATCCGCTGGGATCTTCCGGCTCGCGCATTATCACTACCTTGCTATCTGTTCTGGAACATAATAACGGACGCTATGGCCTGGCTGCGATCTGCAACGGTGGTGGTGGCGCTTCTGCTGTTATTATTGAAAGATTGTAG
- a CDS encoding DUF6814 family protein has protein sequence MNALKKFLGILWMLLGPAIIIFLFMQASEKIGLAAEGIARTNTTLQWSIIILIFIPICAGLVIFGYYGWKGEYEKLPRSSADI, from the coding sequence ATGAACGCTTTAAAGAAATTTCTGGGGATTCTCTGGATGCTGCTGGGGCCAGCTATCATTATATTCTTATTCATGCAGGCCAGCGAGAAAATTGGTTTGGCTGCGGAGGGAATTGCACGAACAAACACGACTTTACAATGGTCTATCATTATCCTGATTTTCATTCCTATCTGCGCCGGTCTGGTGATTTTCGGCTATTACGGCTGGAAAGGAGAGTATGAAAAATTGCCACGGAGTTCGGCTGATATATAG
- a CDS encoding MFS transporter, with amino-acid sequence MQSTDKNVSQSITQVIAASSLGTLIEWYDFYIFGSLAVIIGQQLFPSDAGASALINTLAIFAAGFIVRPFGALVFGRLGDLIGRKYTFLLTLVLMGGSTFLIGLIPSYSSIGYAAPILVLILRLVQGLALGGEYGGAATYVAEHAPVGRRGFFTSWIQTTATLGLFLSLGVIVLTKNLLGAGAFADWGWRIPFLVSILLVGVSIYIRMKMHESPVFTKLKAEGKVSTNPLKESFQKKANFKMVLLALFGATMGQGVIWYTGQFYAQSFLENTCKLDFNESRYVLLWAILFATPFFVVFGSWSDKVGRKWIMLTGMLLGVICYRPIYQYFIDATNVREFQKTELKSASDPVVKRTLVKDTKDSLITTTVFKTLNNGMTFKEATVVTIPDDVLATYPEPQTLIKDVTLSGPSYIIIIALVFFQVLLVTMVYGPIAAFLVELFPTKIRYTSMSLPYHIGNGVFGGLVPFIATLVASFNGSTPLSGLWYPIGIAALSFVIGAVYIDNKGDANVAD; translated from the coding sequence ATGCAGTCCACAGACAAAAATGTTTCCCAAAGCATTACCCAGGTAATCGCTGCTTCTTCTCTTGGTACTTTAATTGAATGGTATGATTTCTACATCTTTGGCAGCCTGGCCGTTATTATCGGGCAACAGCTTTTCCCCAGCGACGCCGGGGCTTCCGCATTAATCAACACGCTGGCGATTTTTGCCGCCGGCTTTATTGTAAGGCCATTCGGCGCATTGGTTTTCGGTCGGTTAGGCGACCTGATCGGCAGGAAATATACCTTTCTGCTGACCCTCGTTTTGATGGGCGGTTCTACATTCCTCATCGGATTAATTCCCTCTTATTCGAGCATTGGTTATGCTGCGCCTATTTTGGTTTTGATATTGAGATTGGTGCAGGGACTTGCGCTGGGGGGCGAGTATGGCGGTGCGGCTACCTATGTGGCTGAGCACGCGCCTGTGGGGAGAAGAGGGTTTTTTACAAGCTGGATACAGACCACGGCCACATTAGGCTTGTTCCTTTCGCTAGGCGTTATCGTGCTCACCAAGAATTTATTAGGCGCGGGAGCATTTGCAGACTGGGGCTGGCGGATCCCTTTTCTGGTGTCCATATTGCTGGTTGGCGTTTCCATTTATATCCGGATGAAAATGCACGAATCCCCTGTTTTTACAAAGTTAAAAGCAGAAGGCAAGGTGTCAACGAATCCGTTAAAAGAGAGTTTTCAAAAGAAGGCTAATTTCAAAATGGTGCTGCTGGCATTGTTCGGGGCAACCATGGGACAGGGCGTGATCTGGTATACCGGGCAATTTTATGCGCAATCGTTTTTGGAGAATACGTGTAAGCTGGATTTTAATGAGTCCAGATACGTGCTGCTGTGGGCCATTTTATTCGCGACTCCGTTCTTTGTGGTTTTTGGTTCGTGGAGTGATAAAGTGGGAAGGAAATGGATTATGCTTACCGGGATGCTGCTTGGAGTAATTTGCTATCGCCCTATTTATCAGTATTTTATAGATGCAACCAATGTAAGGGAATTTCAAAAAACGGAATTGAAAAGCGCCTCTGATCCTGTTGTTAAACGCACTTTGGTGAAAGACACAAAAGATTCGCTGATCACGACGACCGTGTTTAAGACATTGAACAACGGAATGACATTCAAGGAAGCGACGGTGGTGACCATTCCTGATGATGTGCTCGCAACATATCCCGAGCCACAAACGCTGATCAAAGATGTGACGCTCTCCGGCCCGTCCTACATTATTATAATTGCCCTGGTTTTCTTCCAGGTTTTGCTGGTAACCATGGTTTACGGACCCATTGCTGCGTTTTTGGTGGAATTGTTTCCTACGAAGATCCGCTACACATCGATGTCCCTTCCTTACCACATTGGAAATGGCGTTTTTGGTGGTTTGGTGCCGTTTATAGCCACATTAGTCGCTTCGTTCAACGGGTCTACACCTTTGTCGGGCCTGTGGTATCCGATCGGGATTGCGGCGCTTTCCTTTGTAATCGGGGCGGTGTACATTGATAATAAAGGAGATGCGAACGTCGCAGATTAA